The genomic interval gcaatcgactgagcgcgcgggagagaaagcttcgctgtcatcgcgcgagaaTCCAAATCTATTCCCAGAAAGGTTATCCATTGAGAgggaattaaaacacttttctggaAATTTGTGcataagcccaggctgtttaaatgattcagcacaagatcccgGTGAGAGTGTGCCTGAGTCTGCGATTGCGctagcaccagccaatcgtccaaataattcaaaacacgaacgccctggagccgcaacggggccagagctgcgtccatgcatttggagaaagtacggggcgctaaagccaagccaaagggaagaacgcggtactgatacgctttgccctctaaagcgaatctgaggaacttcatgtgtctcttgacgatctgaatatggaaatacgcatccttcagatcgatcgtaataaaccaatcgtttggtcggatctgagacagaatagacTTTACCATCAACATTTTGAATTTGCTCggcctgagtgcaagattcagacggcgtaaatccagaatgggccgtaatccgccgtcttttttcggtaccacgaaataacggctgtaaaaacctgcctccatctgagaggggtgtacttcttctatagcccctttgctcagcagagttgacatttcctgtcgcagcaccgccatttctgtagacttcaccgtagtggaaagaattccgcggaaaggaggcgggccttttcgaaactgaatggtgtatccgtgacaaattgtgcgtaacacccattgagaaatgtcgggcaagcgttcccacgcggccAGAAACAATACTAGCGGTTTCAAAACTTCCGCTccctgcaacgctgtcatacgcgttaaaacgTCCGGGCACGAAAAACCTGTGGtgttcgtgcacaggggaagcGTATGCACAAGAGTGCatggcaggaattaggccaacagattgaacatcgggctctgccgctagcgaaaaagcgcCGGCTgcgcgagccgtcataaacgggccgtttgtgtAGGGTCCCTGAGTCGCCCCTCGAATtccgaaagcaggattgcgcagagtgtctgagggagcgtctgacattacagctcgatccaatgtcgctcgaggcgctgtttgcggcgagacagtcaatgtttgagcatggggactaCAATAAGAGTGTaggatgcgcgaaagcggtccgacagcgctctctagcAGAGGGCACAGTCCCTGTCAAGCAGCAAAAtgatcaggagctgctattcggtgcccgagaacgagaggcctttgccgtcgaggtcaggttcaGTCTTTTTCGTTGACACTGGTGAgccggaggaaaaaccctagggACCCAAtccttacgaggaggcgccatAGGTGAGGGCtcctctcgagaggctgctcgctggcggtgagaggaggttgagcgagaacgcgcgggcACTTGCCGGCGTTCaacctccctgggtctgcggggaatcagctggcggaaagcggctgattgctgtttcgctgccctgaacttTTCCACTACCgacgtgacagcctcaccgaacaacccatccctggagacaggggcatccatGAGGAAAGATTTGTCCTTTtccttaatatcggtgagattaagccagaggtggcgctcaaccgaaatcaaaccggccatagaacggcccactgcacgagcggtatgtttggtagcacgtagcgccaaatccgtTGCTCTACACAGTTCTTTTACTTCCTCCGGCGTGATGCCCTCACCTTCGTCAAGTTCCTTCAATAGCTCCGCTTGGTAGGCCAgaaggaccgccatagagtggagtgaAGCAGCCGCTtgaccagccgccatgtaggatttacccaccaGGCTAGACGTGacgccttcgaaggaagaagggggcTAGACTTCCATGCCGCGGCCGAATtaggcgcaaggtgttcggcgagagtctcttccaccgggggcatTATTGTgtagccatggttcgccatatcagaaacggtggcgaaatccgcggccgcAGCATTAGTAATCCGCGCCCGAAAacggctgtttccaggacctcgaaacctcctggtggaggtccgggaaaaaaggtaaaggcctagtgtcggtcgcgaagtcctcagaccccgaggccgcggtggataaaacgTCGTCAtcatagcgtccacaaccgaaggagatggcggcgcatgcctccggtgtggggtgtaaatcctcattagagaagacgacaggctcagtataacttttattctgcagcagggtaggggagagcgagcgatgtggagaatattccagcaCTGCGCTGTCCACGaaatccatgtcgcacgtgtcaccccaggccctcgcctcgtgcggtgcctcggcagtcgcagaggtgacatgacgggggttagactcgagggcgacatcGGAGAATACTTCCACCCTagagcgcagtactctgagccgcaggccatcacaatggggacaggaagaaaggccgctaagcgccgcctgtgcgtgatgcAAACCAAGACAcactacgcacctgtcatgagtgtcacccgccgtgatgtacctggtacatggctccttactcatcgcgtccgcgaagaggagttaacactgctcgaagagatcgctggagaacgcgagatgatagggcacagatgattcgctattcctgaaggaatgaaatctgagcgaaatggcgcgcggcacccaggtatatcatgcgtgcacatgcgtagggtggtgccatgcgccatttggccaataggattggcgggatggtatagggcttcagacattcgtcacaaagaaggtgttcccatatgtggtgacgtcaccgcatcatcgaagtgacctatgaaagggaaatgaataaaatgaaacaaatttttttttttattgattgtgaggaacactgaatgtgtttttgagtAAACACATGTTCATATTTAGTGTAGAACTAcagtgagatcatgttcacacacaacaCTCTGCACTGACTCCTGATctctgtcaccatggcaacaccagagctgtcactcaacacatggaaacaaagtaactggagatactgatttgaaaaagtaaaaagtaatgtgttactttactagttacttaaaaagtcatctgattacataactcgcTTTACTTGTAATGCGATAACCATTTTAATTGCTCTTgagaaattttatgtttattgcccccacccccccacccatCACTGCCAGGCAGGAATGTCCAAACCAGTTCTTGAAGGGCTggtatcctgcagagtttagcgctaaccctaaATAAGCACACCTGAACCAGCCAACCAATGACAAGAAACTTCCAGGTGAGGGTGTTGGAGCTGGTTGGATGCAAACTCTacaggacattggccctccaggagtgAGATTTGACAACATATTACAAGCCTATGGTTGTGTTGTGTATGTTTTCATACCTGTATAATCATCCCCAGGTGCTTGGGTAACAGCAACTGACCTGCCTGAAGTCCTCGGGAACCTGGGATGCAATCAGTCCAGAAACACACGGGGCCGCTGCAGATACACTCCACAGGTGGCGGCGCTCTCTTGGGGTTATGAGCTTGATAAGACCTTCCCTCGTTCAGTCTACAAATACGACTACATATTAGCAGCCGACGTGGTCTATCAGCATGACTATCAAGCAGAATTACTAGTCACCATGTGCCACTTCTGCCAGCCGGGTACAACCCTCATATGGGCCAACAAGACCCGCTTCGATTCTGATCTAGTCTTTGTTGAGAACTTCAAAAAAACTTTCAACACCATCCTGCTGGCAGACAATGGAGAGGTAAAGATTTACTCTGCCACCACGAGAGAAGAAAGTGGACTAGGATTAAAAGAGACTAAAGGGGATGCCAGAAAAGGAGTGGATGAGAATGAAATGACAAAGGAAGAGATATATGAAGGAAAGATCAACTGGACAGAACAAAAGTTTGTAGAACAGGTtcaagaatatgaaaataaagatgCAGATTTTAGAGAAGAGCAGGTTACAAGTTATGCTGATGCGGAAAACCAGAAGGATGGAAACCTAAACAATATCGAAGATGACGACGACAACACAAATCTTGAAAATGAACCTGAGTATAGTGAAGACAACAACGACGGCTGCAGTGAGGTGGATTCAGCGTTTGTGGAGCAGAAATCTGGTCAGTAAATATTTCTTCTAAAACACAGTTGCTTATCTAATGAATTTGTGTCTGATTTGGGCTTTTCTTTAAGATGGAAGCACAGGAGGAGAGTATATGAGATCCTGGGCACCGACTATTTACTACAGACCCGAGAAGGAAGTTTATCATTTTTTGGGCCAGGATATTACAATTCAGGAGTCCATTGATTCTTATGGTGCTACTATATGGCCAGCGGTGAGACACTTTCAACTGAAGAATCAATGAACCATGAGAAACAAATGCACATGTGAAAAGTgtatgggccagatttactaacagcttttGCCAACGCTAACCGTCTTTTGgggttaaaatagtactgtcaatATTTACTAAAGACACACTGTTAAGAATTAGAGGTGAAAAGGTgtggacagttatttttgcacctgaccttattgaatatgcatttgtaggagtttcccttttcagatgcaaaatttatgggaggagagtattaaaatgaatcacacaaagtgatttactaacatttgcagttgtcaaattactggtatttgcaccattatttaacacccaaaaaaactaattttgcgCCTGAGTCGTAAAAAGATAACCCACACCTGATGAGCTTCAGTATACTGCTTGATATATTGCATTGGttgatatgtaaatgagatgttgctgtgttctttaatttgtgcattgtcagtaaatcacccACAGTAATTTCCACGCCCATCAGCGCTGCTTAGGGCAAATTAGCACAAGAGCACAATTCcagtttagtaaatctggccctagaTCAGCGATGACATCACTTACCCAATAACTTTGCTTTTGTGTGATTCTGCATTCAAGAAAATAGATCCAGTATAAAGTAAGTCCAAGAACACAGTCAAGCAAAGCAAACATGGTGTACTTCTAAAATGTGATTTGTATACCATCAATATAGGCACTTGCACTTTGCCGATTCTTGGAAACGCCTCAGGGTCATCAACACATTGATTTATTCGACAAATCAGTTATTGAACTTGGAGCTGGAACTGGATTACTTTCGACTGTCGTTACATCACTGGGTAAGTGTTGGGATAAGACTCGAGTACTAATCGAAATGGTTTTGTACATTGCAAGATAATCACTGAAATTGCTCTATAGGTGCCAAACTAACAGCAACGGATTTACCTGAGATACTAAGTAATCTGAGATACAACCTTAACAGGAACACGAGAGGCCGGCGGAGACACGAGCCCATGGTCACAGAACTCTACTGGGGTCACAAGCTGGACGAGTTCTTCCCCAGATCCACACACCAGTATGATTATGTGTTGGCGACTGATGTGGTCTATCACCATGACTTCCTCGCAGAATTACTATTCACCATGCGTTACTTCTGCCAGCCGGGAACTATTCTAGTCTGGGCGAACAAGGTCCGCTATGCTTCGGATCTGGGCTTCGTTGACAACTTTCTTAGATATTTTGAAATCACACTCCTTGAAGAGTTGGATGATGTGAGGATTTACATAGCAACCAGCAAGACACCAGAGCAGGGAGGTGACCAGGTTCAAGAGATGAACAAGGAAGAGGACGAAAATTATGATGCTGGGGAGCCAAACTGTTCAAACGAGACAGGAAACAATGCAGAGGAAGTGGAACTTCTAGAGTGTGATGATACTCAAAAGCCAGATGTGACTCAAGTAGACAAAGAACTCCATGATTTGGAAAGACCTCCAGAAGAAGAAGGTAAGGCTTGCATATTGTAGAGGCCAAATGCACTTAAATAGGTGATGTCGTACCGGAGGAGCCTTTCCATAGTTCCTAGAACTTTTCACAGAAGTTCCGGCTTTTTGGTTTGTTCGCACTTCAGGAACTAGGAATAAGTAGGAACAACTTCACTTTGGGCAACTAATTTAGCCCCTTACTTTGACGTGGGGTCTAAAACAGTTCTATAGGAGCTACTAGTGATGTAAGTGTATGTTGATATGCCAAACACATACGAAACACTGGCTACCCCATAAAGTAAAAATATCTACTCCACAAACATGGATAACAGCGATAATTGCATTTACCTGTTGTCTGCAGCATTGTCTCAACCTCGATGAGAACACTGCAAGTTGTCATAGAAGATTTAGTTTTTCCGATTTTCACTAATGTTTCATATGCGTTTGGCCAATTAGCGTACACTTACATCACTGGTAGTTCCTAAAGGCCGCTTTTAGACCCTAATCTGAATTGGTTACCTCAAACAGAGTTCCTAGAGCTAAACACATTTCTAGGTCCTATAGTGGTAATGCTCCAAAACGTGGGAACCTCCGCCAATAGTCATAGGAACTATGGAAAGCTTCCTCCAGTGCGAAAGGGGCTATGGATACCTATCTGATGGGATACGCTTCTTTTATCTTTTCCTTAGTTGTACCTGCCAACACAGAACCACCAAAGCCCAAATCCTGGGCTCCCACCGTCTACTCCACTCTTGGCAAGGAAATCTACTACTTTCTGGgtcatgaaatcaaaattcaaGAAGCCATAGGCAATTACGGCGGTGTGGTATGGCCTGCGGTGAGCATTAAAAGTTCAACAATACAGCAGTTTATCAACCTGTCATATCAGGAAGAAACTATATGTATGCTTTGTAAGAGGGTAAAATACACAGAGTCTAATGGAGACTATGAACTCCTGGTCTTGAATGTCATAGGCACTGGCCCTTTGCCGATTCCTGGACACCCCAACAGGTCGACAGCAGATTAATCTACTTGACAAATCAATGCTGGAGCTCGGAGCAGGAACAGGACTTGTCTCGATAGTTGCCACACTTCTCGGTACGTCTCAATAAATTTGTTACAATCAGGCCAGACCTAGGCAAGTTTATCCTAAAGAGTTGCTGCCCTCCAGAAGTTTTGCTTCAACCCTGAGAAAAAAAACTCACCTGGCTACAGCCTTAGCAAACCTGAAGACATCGAGTAgcttgtttgattagggttggagttaaactctgcaggacagtggctctCTAGATCTGAACTTGCCTACACCATGAACCACGTTCCTGAAGCCCTCAATAACGAACATTTTGCATCGTCTcacatagccagaccttcagactgacaaGAAGAAGGTCTGGGAACTTTAGCCACTTTGAATGGCCAAGGCCTGAAGTCTGCATGACTGATAGGTAAAGCAACCAATAACATTCCTTTTGAGTCACTTCATGTTTAGGGCTGTGGAAATGTCCCCACAATAAGAATCACGGGGTGTAAaactctgacatattttaaagattctatgctgcaaaatttttaaatatttcatataatccagtgtttagttgatcgtGATAAGCACTAATCATCATACTTGTAAAGCATGAGGGGTTTGGACGCAAGGCATTTTTGTTTCCAGGAGGAACGTTAAAGAACATGAAACGCATATCTACTTGAAATCCTGTATAATTTAACAAATCCAATGACCGCTCCGCAACTCCTGCAGTGTCCCAATATTGTGTGTCAGAAAAAGGAGACATGCAAAAAGTGGAATGTGGTTGGGGGCCTTTAGGAACGTGATTGTAAACCCTTGGACTAAGCTatggggtgtccaatcctgctcccaGTGGGCCAACGTCCTGCAGAATTCAGTTCCAACCATCCCCATCACACCTGCGTGGAGTGTCTAGTAAACCCAAAAATTTACTAGTTCAGGTGCGTTTAAATGGGATTTGAGCTGAGCTCTGCAGGATAGTTGCCCTCCAAGAGCAGAACTGGACACCCCTGGTTTAGACTAAGCTTAAGACCAAAACTAAATGGTGTCACTAATTTGTAGGTGCTAAACTGACATCCACGGATCTTCCAGAAATCCTGGGTAATCTGAGGTGCAACTTGAACAGGAATACCAGGGGGCACTGGAGACACGAGCCTCAGGTTACAGCACTGCAATGGGGCTACAAGCTGGAGGAGACGTTTCCCCGTTCCACGCATTATTACGATTACATCCTGGCAGCTGATGTGGTCTATCACCACAAGTTTCACACCGAGCTTCTTGACACCATGCTTCACTTCTGTCAAACAGGGACAACGATAATCCTTGCAAACAAGATCCGGCTTCAGTCAGACCTGGAATTTATTGAGAACTTTCAGAAAGCTTTAAACACCACATTACTGACAGAGCTGGATGAGGTAAGGATTTACTCAGCTACCATTAGAATCTGATGGCATGAACCTCAATGCACTGCTTTGAGAAGGCTTTCTGAGCTACACTGCTGGCACAGGAAGAGGAGGTGAAGATATGTGGCTCTGGCTCATGTTTGTTTAAAGAACCAACGCCATTTTCACACTGCAGACAATTCCAAAGAGAGTATAGTGCACTGTGTGACCAAAAagtttgattgatgagggtcataaaaatTCCACCTCTCTTTGGTTTTTGTCAAGCTTAAAACACTTCTGGCTTGCTATATAACCCAGACATTTTTCTTTCACTTTAAAAATTAGGTTACACGCGTTTTCTGTAAGCCACAggaaaaatgttatttgtttagtTTGATTCAAAAACATCTAAACCTGTTTCTAAGATCTCAACTCATTTGCAACTTAATTAGTTGTGAGGGATCTGGCATTGTGTGCTTTGGTGGTGTGTGTCAGCTAAAGTTCGGTGATCAAAACAGATCATGTTCAGTGATTAAAGGATCTTCATTGCATCTATTTATGGCGTTTACCTGTGAGTGTCCACTTTGTCAAAGTTTAGCCAAAAGTTCAGCGACTGGTCAAAGGATGTGTGCGCTATTGAACCTTTTTTAACGGCAAACATCTGGAGAATTTACATAGGGGCATAAATATCTGGTGCATTGTTAGGTGAAGTTCTTGAAGATAATATTTGTCTGAGAGAAACCAGGACGCTTTATTAATAATGTAGATCTGGTGAATGTGATTTCACAGATGTTCAGGATGAGATCAGAGAGATCAGGTCAAGGGTGATTGTTTTTAACAAGGTGCTCAATGCTGTTATATTTacatatgttatttttattcacaCCTAGATTTTTCAAGCctcaacacaaacatacactgcaaatgcaaacaagtacacaaacacaaacatacaatcacaaacacacacacaaacgtaaacaaacagaaaacaaacatacacgcaaacaaacacaaacatacaaatgcaaacacactgtacaaacaaacaaagtacaaataaacaaacacaaacataataTACAAGCAAAcataaaaactgatttatttgCTATATTTCAACTGCATTGACtgctttaaaatatgagacacagATGTTTCAGGCATTTAGGACACATGCTTATCCGATaacttttattttctatttgggtGATGTATATTTAACTGTTTTATCAAGCCGTTGTTAGATGCAAGTGTTTGCTGTCATATCTATGCAAAGACCTGATTTCAAAagcagtatcatagctattaaactatctTGTTGtggttttaaatgtgtatttaatctCAGAACAATCTCAAAGTGTGGTGgttttgctttaaaatgtaattatcacAATCCTTatttaagtgatgaaggattttgaaTGTCTGACAGTTCTTGAGtcctactaaaatgttaacataaaagttataaaaaaaagtacaacaagtatcaaatgtaatcagttacattactttttatagAAATTGAAATTCCTACATTACTTTTAACTTGTAATCTATAACCTATTACACTTCCATAGAAACCTTCccatactgttaaatgtaaaataattccaTGGGTCTCAAGATGCACGGGTGCTTGAGAGTGTTTGAATGGAAAATGTTTTAGCTTAAAgatgtgattttactacaaactagAAGCATTCTAACTAAGAAACATAACACTATGGGTGTTTTTATATTTCCAACAAAACCGGTTGTTCGacatttaaaaagtcataatgtttattgtgttttgaaaaGAAAGTAAGATATGGTATATAAATTAAGTCTTTTTTATTGATTAACATGGTAGAACCACAATGCATTTATGAGGTTGTGTATTTAATCTGCTTCATGTACTCTCTGGTTACTGTATATTCAAGAGAAATGCATAAACTCAATTGTTTTAATCAACCTAAAGCTTTAAGTCTGTCATTACAAAACATCTTAAAGATAAAAGTCTTTCAAGCATCTATTTTCGTTTGTCCAGGACTCTTACAAAAAAACACTTGAGTGTGGATATGAATCCTAGatgaaaacttaaaaatattactACTTGACATCTTAACATCTGTATCAGTAACATAATTATGTCAtggattatttgaattatttgctttatcaattatttgatcaaatcttAGCAACATAAATCTATAAAGACCCAattctttataataaaataaaacattatagtgtgaaaaaaaaatatgttgcatttaaaCAGCATGGTTAACAACACCATTAGTAAAGTGAGAAAGTCTAATCTGTTGTAAAAGTTCTGTGAGACATTTGGAGCACCTtgcataaaaaaacactttttttgttgcaaactatcttaattgtaaaaattaaagtttttaaccACACTTTCCATCATCTTTGTAGAGATACCTAGTGTAAGGCtaaagtttttatttgtaaatattttgtgtgtgacATTGTAGAAGTTAAAATTTTTAAGTGGGTTGTTTTATTGTgcatgtatgttttgttttttatgtgagtgtttgtgcatgtttgtatatgtttttgtgtatgtgtgagtgtttgtttttgcatgcgtgtttgtgtctgtgccttagtttgtttgtttgtgtgcttgtttGAGTTTGGgtgtatatttgtgtttgtttgtaagttttagtttgtttgtacgttatgtttgtttgtatgtttgcctttgtacatttgtgtttgttgtttacatttgtatgtttgtttgtacagtatgtttgtttatttgtaaagtaTGGTTGcggtatgtttgtgtttgtttgtttgaatatgTTTATGTTTCCTGTATGTTtacgtttgtgtgtttgtgaatgtatgtttgtttttgtgtacttgtttgcattttcagtgtatgtttgtgttgagGTTTGAAAAATCTAGGtgtgaataaaaataacaaatgtaactaaaataaaccaaactagataaaaaagtttgtcaagacaaactttaagtttaattagcaagtgactagccatgtcactagcatgattagcaaattactagcaTGTCTtcagtatgtttctagcatgattaacatgtgactaacatgttgctagcatgattagcatgtttctagcatgattagcatgtgactagcatgtttctagcatgattagcatgttgctagcataattagcaagtcactagccatgtcgctagcatgattaacaagttaatagcaagtcgttagcatgttgttagcatgattaccatgtttctagcatgattagcatgcaactagcatgttgctagcatgattttagtatgattaacatgtttctagcatgtcgctaacatgtttaacatgttgctaggatgtcgctagcatgtttctagcatgattagcatgttgctagtatgttgctagcatgactagcatgcaactagcatgttgctagcatttttctagcatgattttagcattttgctagcatgtttctaggatgattagcatattgctaacatgtcgctagcatgtttctagcatgattagcatgttgctagcatgattagcatgttgctagcatgattagcatgttgctagcatgtttctagcatgactagcatgagactagcatgttgctagcatgattttagcatgattttagcattattatacAACacattgttagcatgtttctagcatgactagtaTGTTGCTagaatgattttagcatgattagcatgttgctagcatttttctagcatgattagcatgcgactagcatgttgctagcatgtttctagcatgattagcatgttgctagcctgTTTCTAGCacgactagcatgcgactagcatgattttagcatgattagcatgttgttaggatagatagatagatagatagatagatagatagatagatagatagatagatagaaatagtcatattgatagatagatagatagatagatagatagatagatagatagatagttagatagatatagtcatattgatagatagatagatagatagatagatagatagatagatagatagatagatagatagatagatagatagatagaaacagtcagcagtTGGAGCTTTAATCATTAGTCCAATCAGTTAGAAatgatatagcacacccggcgggTATAGGatgaagagctgggctgagtttggagtctgtagagttaaagctctaggaggagtagcagttgcaAAATTTTgggtcagaagaagaagaagaagaagaagaagtttaaacaggatttcagtaagttggctttctcaagccaacttaataaacaaaaattaaaccaCATCTACCTACAGCATCGAGGGCCTTGTTAAAAACAATCACCCTCGACCTGATCTCTCTGATCTCATCCTGAACATCTGTGAAATCACATTCACCAGATCTACATTATTAATAAACCGTCCTGGTTTCTCTTAGACAAATCTTACCTTCAAGAACTTTACCTAACAATGCACCAGATGCCCCTATGTAAATTCTCCAGATGtttgtcattaaaaaatgttttttttttattaaattattttaactcGTAACAAAACTCTAACTTGTAACAATTTcgttcgttttcactcaatatcctgttaatcttgagtacctatagagtagtactgcatccttcataactccaaaaagtctttagttttattatattcataagagaaagatagtctgtaccgatttttcccggaaaaacacgagcggctggaggcgtgacgtgtgggcggagctaaagaatcacgagcgcgaataggcttttgctttgagagcgtttggaagctgtgacattaccgtgaggaaaaaccatcatccaaaacaaaccatggcttacagtcagattcagccgtttatttatgatccagaatcagatccagaggctgaaactgaacgagagcagcagcagcaacgactcgctccgagtggggctcgaacccgggtctccggcatgggaggtggacgcactaacaaggaggcagagatatttgaagcagttttactcaccgcctgcggttccaacacacgatcgtgaccctttttcgttgggacttcgttgcatcatccttaagaaataaacgatacgcaagtCCGTCGTCAAACtgagccttgtttgtaaaacaagcatcttcgaaatgcagggaacaaacacaaacacttgcacaactccgttgatgctctgtaaaggAGCAGTAACACTC from Carassius auratus strain Wakin chromosome 26, ASM336829v1, whole genome shotgun sequence carries:
- the LOC113044678 gene encoding uncharacterized protein LOC113044678 isoform X1 codes for the protein MDCSQSGNSDATMETDVSMNTANDETDEGDREKYDEVVPMRKASWEPSVLATIGKEIHYFDGHEISIWESLDSFGSVIWPAALALCRYLESNQETVDLVDKAVLEIGAGTGLVSIVASLLGAWVTATDLPEVLGNLGCNQSRNTRGRCRYTPQVAALSWGYELDKTFPRSVYKYDYILAADVVYQHDYQAELLVTMCHFCQPGTTLIWANKTRFDSDLVFVENFKKTFNTILLADNGEVKIYSATTREESGLGLKETKGDARKGVDENEMTKEEIYEGKINWTEQKFVEQVQEYENKDADFREEQVTSYADAENQKDGNLNNIEDDDDNTNLENEPEYSEDNNDGCSEVDSAFVEQKSDGSTGGEYMRSWAPTIYYRPEKEVYHFLGQDITIQESIDSYGATIWPAALALCRFLETPQGHQHIDLFDKSVIELGAGTGLLSTVVTSLGAKLTATDLPEILSNLRYNLNRNTRGRRRHEPMVTELYWGHKLDEFFPRSTHQYDYVLATDVVYHHDFLAELLFTMRYFCQPGTILVWANKVRYASDLGFVDNFLRYFEITLLEELDDVRIYIATSKTPEQGGDQVQEMNKEEDENYDAGEPNCSNETGNNAEEVELLECDDTQKPDVTQVDKELHDLERPPEEEVVPANTEPPKPKSWAPTVYSTLGKEIYYFLGHEIKIQEAIGNYGGVVWPAALALCRFLDTPTGRQQINLLDKSMLELGAGTGLVSIVATLLGAKLTSTDLPEILGNLRCNLNRNTRGHWRHEPQVTALQWGYKLEETFPRSTHYYDYILAADVVYHHKFHTELLDTMLHFCQTGTTIILANKIRLQSDLEFIENFQKALNTTLLTELDEERRECKASDQHKSAQLTQQCIHFTGISLNVRKGNKISTLHIMTPCVFCTVV
- the LOC113044678 gene encoding uncharacterized protein LOC113044678 isoform X2; protein product: MDCSQSGNSDATMETDVSMNTANDETDEGDREKYDEVVPMRKASWEPSVLATIGKEIHYFDGHEISIWESLDSFGSVIWPAALALCRYLESNQETVDLVDKAVLEIGAGTGLVSIVASLLGAWVTATDLPEVLGNLGCNQSRNTRGRCRYTPQVAALSWGYELDKTFPRSVYKYDYILAADVVYQHDYQAELLVTMCHFCQPGTTLIWANKTRFDSDLVFVENFKKTFNTILLADNGEVKIYSATTREESGLGLKETKGDARKGVDENEMTKEEIYEGKINWTEQKFVEQVQEYENKDADFREEQVTSYADAENQKDGNLNNIEDDDDNTNLENEPEYSEDNNDGCSEVDSAFVEQKSDGSTGGEYMRSWAPTIYYRPEKEVYHFLGQDITIQESIDSYGATIWPAALALCRFLETPQGHQHIDLFDKSVIELGAGTGLLSTVVTSLGAKLTATDLPEILSNLRYNLNRNTRGRRRHEPMVTELYWGHKLDEFFPRSTHQYDYVLATDVVYHHDFLAELLFTMRYFCQPGTILVWANKVRYASDLGFVDNFLRYFEITLLEELDDVRIYIATSKTPEQGGDQVQEMNKEEDENYDAGEPNCSNETGNNAEEVELLECDDTQKPDVTQVDKELHDLERPPEEEVVPANTEPPKPKSWAPTVYSTLGKEIYYFLGHEIKIQEAIGNYGGVVWPAALALCRFLDTPTGRQQINLLDKSMLELGAGTGLVSIVATLLGAKLTSTDLPEILGNLRCNLNRNTRGHWRHEPQVTALQWGYKLEETFPRSTHYYDYILAADVVYHHKFHTELLDTMLHFCQTGTTIILANKIRLQSDLEFIENFQKALNTTLLTELDEVRIYSATIRI